The Rubricoccus marinus nucleotide sequence GGACTTGGTGGGCGTGGTCTCGCCAGAGGCCGACGCGGTGGGACTGGTGGAGACGTGGTTTCTGCCGGCGCTGGCCGTGCTGATGGGCGTCCGGTTCGTGTTCCAGGAGGTGCCCACGCGAGGGGCGACGGCGTTCCTGCTGCTGCCGGTCTCGCGCCGCCGCGTCGCCTCGGGCGTGCTCGCGCGTTCGCTGCCGACGCCGCTCAACCTTGCGCCTCTGGCGTTTATGCTGCCGTTCGCGGTCCGGGCGGTGCAGATGGCCTCGGGCGGTCCCGATTCGGCGTCCGCTGCTGGCGCAGCGTGGGGCGTGGGCGTGGCGGCGGTGCTGCTGGTCGCGCTCTCGCATTTCCTGTTCGTGGTGTGGAAAACGCAGTCTGGCGCGCGGCCTCTGGCGACGGTTTTGGGCGTGGCCGGGACCGTGGGCGCCGTGGCGTTGCTGGACCTCGCGGCGGGCGGCCTGCTCGCGAGCGTCCGCGCGGGCGCGCTCTGGCCTCTGGCGGTCCTGGGCGTTCTCCTCGCGGCGATAGGCGCGGCGGCCTACCGCGGGCTGGTGGCGTCGCTGTACCTGGACCACCGCTCGCAGCGCAAGAGGAAGAAGGCCTCTGGCGCCAGCGGCTTCGCGCGCGGCGGCGTGCGGGACTGGCTGGACCTCAACGGCGTGCTCCTGCGCCGGACGACGTTCCCGCGCGGCATCGCGGTCAACGCCGTGTTGGTGAGCCTGGGTCTGACCGTGCTCGTGCTGATCCCAGACAGCGGGGGCTTTACTGGGGGGCTGTTCACGTCGTCGCTCGTGCTCGTGTTCTCGACGGGCGCGCTCGCGGGCTCGCTCGGTCAGTACGCGCTGCCCTTCGCTAGTGGCTACTTCGACCGGCTGCTGACGCTCCCCGGCGGGATCGAGCGGTTCGTGCGCGCGGCGGCGGGGACGGTCGTACTCGGGACGCTCGGGATCGGCGCGTTGCAGGTGATCCCGGTTCTGATCCTCGCGCCGGGCTCGGTCTGGCTGATCGGCGTGTCCATCTTGTTCAGCCTCGGGGTGCTCGCGCCCTCGGCGCTGTGGGGCTCCACGCTGGGCCCGAAGCCGGTCGACGTCTCGGAGCGGCTCGCGTTCAACTACAAGGCGCAGTCGTTCGGAGCGCAGTTCGCGGTCGGCGGTACGGCAGTGCTCGTGGGCGGGCTGCTCGCGCTGGCAGGCCCGACGTGGGGGCCGGCCGTCGCGGCGCTGCTCGGGACTGCTGGCATCGCGCTCGCGCCGCTCTGGCTCCGGGCCCTCGCGCGCCGCATCCGGCGCCAGAGGCACGTCATCTCGGCCCGCTTCCGAGGCGCGCTGTGACGCGGGAGCCGTGAAGACTTCCAACCGTAGCGCTCGCCTCTGGCGCCAGAGGCGGACGTGAACCTCGGCTCTCTCCGCCTCGTCCTCAGTACCCACTCTCCAGTCCCCGAATGACCCTCTCCGCCTCCCGCCTCTCCAAGCGCTACGGCGAGTCGACGGCGCTCGCGCTGGACTCGCTGGAGATCGGCGAGGGCGAGCGGATCGCGCTCGTCGGCAACAACGGGGCGGGCAAGACGACCCTGCTCCGGCTCGCGCTCGACCTCATCCGACCCACAACGGGCCACGTCGATCTGGACGGCGTGCGCGTCGGCGGCGCGGACGAAACGTGGAAGCGGCGGACGGGCGCGTTCCTGGATTCCAGCTTTCTCGTGGACTTCCTCCGGCCGCAGGAGTACTTCCGCCTCGTCGCGGGGAGCTACGGCGTCTCGGCGCCAGAGGCCGACGCGCGGCTGGCGCGCTTCGCGGACTTTCTCGGCGCGGCGCTGGACGGCGCGTTGATCCGCGACCTCTCGCTCGGCAACGCGGCCAAGGTGGGCATCGTGGGCGCCCTCTTGCCGGAGCTGGACCTGATCCTGCTCGACGAGCCGTTCGCCAACCTCGATCCCGGCGCGCGGATCGCGCTGGAGACCCTCATCACGCGCGAGGCCTCTGGCGCCGACCGGCTCTCCGCCAGAGGCGCGACGGTCCTCGTCTCCAGCCACGACCTCGACCACGTGATCGGCATCGCCACGCGCGTGCTCGTGCTCGCCGACGGGCGCCTCGTGCGCGACACGCCCGCCTCGCCCCACACGCTGCGCGAGCTGCGGTCCTTCTTCGCCTCTGGCGGACACGGCCCGGCGCCAGAGGCCGGCCCCTCCGGGGCTTGATCCGTTTGGCGCCGGAATCTCGATGTGTAGAGATAGACCCGCGCCGTCCTGGCGCGAGGTCTCGCGCGCGGAGGCTGGTTGTCGTGGTGGAAGCCGCCCTCTGAGCGCGAACGCGGGCCTCTGGCGGGACCTGATCTCGCCAGAGGCCCTGCGTGGTGTGCCGCCTGTGCGTCCGGCTAGGCCGCCACGCCAGAGGGCTGAGCGCGTTGCACGGCGCAGATATCCACTTCGGCGGCTTTGCCCCGCAGCCCAATGGGGCCGAGCGCGAGGCTCGCGAGGCCGTCCGGCAGCGCCATCTGCTCCAGAAGCCAGTGCGAGACGAGCAGCCGGTGGCCGCGCGGGCGGCACTCCGCCTCGATGCGCGCCGCCGTGTTCACCACGTCGCCCGAGTGCACGATGTCGCGTTTCAGGTCGCCTACTTCGGCCGTGACCACGGTCCCGCCGTGGCAGCCCGCCTTGAACGCCGGGACCACGCCGTGCCTCTGGCGGTAGCGCTCCGCGCGGGCGTCGATCTGCTCATCGACGAGCGCGAAAAAGCGCAGCGGCGCGGCGGTCTTGAGCGCGCTCGCCATCGGCCACGAGACCATCACCTCGTCGCCGACGTATTGCACGATGCGGCCGCCGGTGGCGAGGACGGGCTCGGCCACGTCGGCGAAGAAGTCGTTCTTGAAGTCCGTGAACGCCAGAGGCCCGAGGCGTTCGGCGATGGCGGTGGAGTCCGTGAGATCCAGGAAGAGGAAGACGCGGTCCTCCTCCACGGGGCGGCGGTAGCGGCCGACCAGGAGCGCCAGGAGCGTCTCGGGGCCGAGCACGCGCCGGAGTTGGAGCCCGAGGTTGATCCCGAACGAGGCGACGGTCAGCAGCCCCAGCATGCTCCAGATCTGAGTGCCAGCGAGGAGGGCCTGGAACTCGGGCGTGCGGACGAGCACGCCGGGCGAAACCCCGAACTGCACCCACGAGACGACCCCGATGATGACGAGGATGCCGAGCGTGACCGCGAGCGCGTACGCCACCGTCCGGAGCGCTAGCGCGATCCCGAGCGGGAACAGCCGCCCGATCCGCGCCAGAGGCCCCGTCTCCAGCCACGCCCCGAGCGATCCCACCGTGAGCCCGATGGTGGCCGAGCGAACAACCGCCACCGCGAGGCTCTCCGTCCCGTTGGGCGCCGAGATGCCGACGATGCGCGCCGCCACGAACGCCGCCACCGACCACGCCAGAATTAACCCCGGCGCGATGGCGAGGGCGCGGCGGACGCGGCGGTGGGACAGGCGGGCGCTCAAGAAAACAAGCCTCTGGCGGGATCGACCCCGGACGATACGACGGGCGCCTCCTCGGCCGTCTGCCAGACGAGGTCCGGCCACCACCGCGTGGGCTCGGCACCCGCGGCCTCTGGCGTCACGTCGATGCTCTCGCCCGGGCGCGGCAGCGCCAAAGGCAGCCCGGCTTTGCGTGCCGCTACGAGCACGCGCTCGGCGGGCTCGGTCCAGCCGTGCAGCGCGAGATCGAACGTGGCCCAGTGGACCGGCAGGAGCAACTCGGCCTTTGCGTCGAGCGCGGCCTGGACCGCCTGCTCCGGCCCGAGGTGGATGTCGGCCCACGCCTCGTTGTAGGCGCCCATCTCCATCAGCGCCACGTCGAACGGCCCCAGCCGCTCGCCGACGGCGCGGAAGCCGTCCGAGTAGCCGCCGTCGCCGCCGATGTAGACCGAGTGGCCGCCAGAGGCCTCTGGCGCCTGGAGCACGAACCCGCACCAAAGCGTGCTGTCGCGGTCGGTCAGGAAGCGGCCGGAGAAGTGCCGCGAGGGCGTTGCGGTCACGCGGAGGCCCGAGGCGTGGGGCACTTCGATGTCCTCCCACCAGTCGAGTTCGGTCACCACCTCTGGCGGCACGCCCCAGCCTTCCAGCCGCGCGCCGACGCCGAGCGGACAAACCCAGCGCGGCACGCGGCCGGCGAGCGCCGTCACGGTCTCGGCGTCCAGGTGGTCGTAGTGATCGTGCGTGATGAGCACGGCGTCTAGGGGCGGGAGGTCCTCCAGCGCCAGCGGCACGGCGTGGAACCGCTTGACGCCGAAGAGCCGTCCCGGCGAGGCGTTGCCGCTCCACAACGGGTCGACAAGCAAGCGCCGCCCGCTGATCTCGACGAGCGTCGTGCCGTGGCCCATCCACGTGAGGCGGAGGCCTTTGGCGGGCGAGGCGAAGTCCTCGCGTGTGCGGCGCACGACGGGCACGCCAGAGGCGTCGGGCTTGCGGTGGGGGCTCCCGCCCGTCAGCCACTCCCACGCCGCGCCGGCGCCGCTCGCCATGCGTGCGCCCTCGGGGTTGACGAACCGCGATCCGTTCCACTGCGGCGAGGCCTCGATGCGCCTCTGGCGCTCGCCAGAGGCTCGCGCGCCGAGCGTTTTGAGCAGCGGGACGGAGGGCAGACCGCTCATCGGACCGGAGGCTCGAAGGCCCACGCGAGGGCGTCCTCGCGCCCGGACGTCGGCCACGTGCGGACGGTCAGGCCAGGGATCACGGCGCCCTGGACGGTCGCCGCCACGGTGATCCACCCGCGGTCGCTGACGACGGCGTACCGGTCCACGCGCCCAATACGCGGCAGCAGCGCGAGGCTGCGCCGGACGTTGGCGCTCAGCGCGTCCAGCGTCAGGCCGCCCACGCCATGAATCTCGCCGTAGAGGTGGACCGGCCTCGTGCCGTCCATCGCCCGTTCAACGGCGCGGTACAGCCCGGCGAGGTCGGGCGCGGTTACGGTCCCGTCGATCTCGTACGCGACGACGTGGGAGGGAGTGTCAGGGTGGAGGCGGAGCATGAGCGGGGAGGGGGAACGGCGCCAGGAGTGGCCTCTGGCGCCTCGTGGGACGGCCCAGCGCGCGCGAGGTGCCCGTGTAGATCTCGCGACTGCGCCTCTCTTGAAAGACCCCGCCGGCCTCTGGCGCCAGGGGCGAACCGCGCCGCGCGCCGCGGGTTGGGGGCCGATGCCGTCACGCCGCCGCCCCGCCGATCCGCCAGAGGCGCAACCCGCCGGGGCGCAACCCGCCGAGATCGGCTACCTCGCGCTTATCCGGGGCAACCGCAACGTGCGGCGGCTGTGGGGTGGCACGCTTGTCTCGCTTTTCGGCGACTGGTTCAACACGCTCGCGCTGTACCGCCTGGCGCTGGAACTGACCGGCAGCGAACTCGCGCTGGGGGGCGTGCTCCTGACCAAGCTGTTGCCTCTGGCGCTCGCCGCGCCCGTCGCTGCGGCGCTCGTGGATCGGCTGGACCGCAAGCATGTCATGATCGGCGCGGACTTGCTGCGGGCGGTCATCGTGCTTGGCTTCCTGTTCGTGCGCGAGCCGGGCGACCTGTGGCTGCTGTACACGCTCGCGTTCTGCCAGATCGCCGTCAGCGCCGCTTTTGGGCCGGCCAAGAGCGCGGCGCTGCCCAACATCACCGCCAGAGGCGAACTGCTGACGGCCAACGCGCTGCTATCCGCCTCGTGGTCGGTCATGCTCGCACTCGGCGCCGCCGCGGGCGGCCCGGCAGTGGACCTCTTCGGCACCGACGCCGTCTTCATCTTCGATGCCGTGACGTACCTCGTGAGCGCGGCGTTTATCGCCGGCATGACGATCCCCCAGGAGCGCGCCGAGGCCTCTGGCGGGAGCGTCCTCGCCCAAGCGTGGCGGCAGTCCGCCGACGGCATCCGCTACCTCCGCGAGAACGCGCGCGTCCTGCGCCCCGCGCTTGCCAAGGCGACGTGGACGCTCGGCGGCGGAGGTCTCATGCTCTGCCTCGCGCTGATCGGTGACCGCCTCTTTCCGAGCGCGGGTACGACCGGCATCGGCCTCCTCTTCGCCGCCAGAGGCCTCGGAACGGGCATCGGGCCCATCCTCGCGCGTGCCCTCTTCCGCGACACCCGCCGCTGGTTCGCCGTTCTCGGCGCCTGCATCGCCATCAGCGGCGCGGGCTACCTCGCCGTGGGCTCGCTCTCGTGGGAGCCGGGCACGAGCGCGCTACTGCTCCTCGCGACGGTCGTTTTCGCGCACGCGGCCTCTGGCGCCAACTGGGTGCTCTCCACCACGATCCTGCAGATGCGGACGGAAGACCGCTTCCGCGGGCGCGTGTTCACCGCCGACTGGCTCATCCTCGCGCTCGTCGAGAGCGCGTCCACGCTCGCGGCCAGCGTCGCGCTGGAGATGGGCGTGCCGTTGCGGACAGCGGTCCTCGCCTTTGCAAGCATCCAGGTAGCGGCGGGCCTCACCTGGCTGCTGGTGATGGTGCCCGCGGAGCGCGACGGCTCAGGATAGCCTCTGGCGCCAGAGGCCCGATACAGAGCGCGCCCGGCTGTGGTGAAGCCGGGCGCGCTACAACGATGTCTCGCCGGAGGTTTACTGCTGGATCACCGTCGCGGTGTTGTTCATGCCGGATACCGTAGCGGTGGCCGTGTTGCCTGACGTCGTCTGGTCGATGTCCACGGTGTTCGTCGCGCCCTGAACGTTGATGAAGGCGTCGTTGCCTGTCATCTCCTGAAGCACGTCGATCATGTTGCCGTCTCCGATGACGACGAGCCCGTCGTCGGCAAACTGCGTGGTACCGATGCGGTTGGCGGTACCCGTTTGCATCGTCGTGATGGTGTTGCCGATGCCATCGAGGGCGCCGGAGAGAACATGGCCGTTCCCGTCCTGCGTCAATGTGACGATGTTGCTGTTCACATCGCCTCCAGGGGCGCTGAGCACCGTGCCCACGCCTCTGGCGTTGACGTACAGCTTGTTGTTGTCGCCTGTCTGCACGATGTCGACGGTGTTGTCGCTGCCCCAGGTCTCATAAGCAGCGTTGTTGCCGTTTCCAGTCTGAGCAAAATCGATATCGTTGCGGTCGCTTCGTTTGACGTTGCTGCTCGACATCCGCTCTGCAGCCCGGTTGTTGTC carries:
- a CDS encoding DUF5687 family protein, whose product is MFLSLLRLQSLAFWRAPYLGGRIALALVKGAGALYAIASALIIGFVWPDLVGVVSPEADAVGLVETWFLPALAVLMGVRFVFQEVPTRGATAFLLLPVSRRRVASGVLARSLPTPLNLAPLAFMLPFAVRAVQMASGGPDSASAAGAAWGVGVAAVLLVALSHFLFVVWKTQSGARPLATVLGVAGTVGAVALLDLAAGGLLASVRAGALWPLAVLGVLLAAIGAAAYRGLVASLYLDHRSQRKRKKASGASGFARGGVRDWLDLNGVLLRRTTFPRGIAVNAVLVSLGLTVLVLIPDSGGFTGGLFTSSLVLVFSTGALAGSLGQYALPFASGYFDRLLTLPGGIERFVRAAAGTVVLGTLGIGALQVIPVLILAPGSVWLIGVSILFSLGVLAPSALWGSTLGPKPVDVSERLAFNYKAQSFGAQFAVGGTAVLVGGLLALAGPTWGPAVAALLGTAGIALAPLWLRALARRIRRQRHVISARFRGAL
- a CDS encoding ATP-binding cassette domain-containing protein; the protein is MTLSASRLSKRYGESTALALDSLEIGEGERIALVGNNGAGKTTLLRLALDLIRPTTGHVDLDGVRVGGADETWKRRTGAFLDSSFLVDFLRPQEYFRLVAGSYGVSAPEADARLARFADFLGAALDGALIRDLSLGNAAKVGIVGALLPELDLILLDEPFANLDPGARIALETLITREASGADRLSARGATVLVSSHDLDHVIGIATRVLVLADGRLVRDTPASPHTLRELRSFFASGGHGPAPEAGPSGA
- a CDS encoding adenylate/guanylate cyclase domain-containing protein yields the protein MSARLSHRRVRRALAIAPGLILAWSVAAFVAARIVGISAPNGTESLAVAVVRSATIGLTVGSLGAWLETGPLARIGRLFPLGIALALRTVAYALAVTLGILVIIGVVSWVQFGVSPGVLVRTPEFQALLAGTQIWSMLGLLTVASFGINLGLQLRRVLGPETLLALLVGRYRRPVEEDRVFLFLDLTDSTAIAERLGPLAFTDFKNDFFADVAEPVLATGGRIVQYVGDEVMVSWPMASALKTAAPLRFFALVDEQIDARAERYRQRHGVVPAFKAGCHGGTVVTAEVGDLKRDIVHSGDVVNTAARIEAECRPRGHRLLVSHWLLEQMALPDGLASLALGPIGLRGKAAEVDICAVQRAQPSGVAA
- a CDS encoding MBL fold metallo-hydrolase — translated: MSGLPSVPLLKTLGARASGERQRRIEASPQWNGSRFVNPEGARMASGAGAAWEWLTGGSPHRKPDASGVPVVRRTREDFASPAKGLRLTWMGHGTTLVEISGRRLLVDPLWSGNASPGRLFGVKRFHAVPLALEDLPPLDAVLITHDHYDHLDAETVTALAGRVPRWVCPLGVGARLEGWGVPPEVVTELDWWEDIEVPHASGLRVTATPSRHFSGRFLTDRDSTLWCGFVLQAPEASGGHSVYIGGDGGYSDGFRAVGERLGPFDVALMEMGAYNEAWADIHLGPEQAVQAALDAKAELLLPVHWATFDLALHGWTEPAERVLVAARKAGLPLALPRPGESIDVTPEAAGAEPTRWWPDLVWQTAEEAPVVSSGVDPARGLFS
- a CDS encoding STAS/SEC14 domain-containing protein, with product MLRLHPDTPSHVVAYEIDGTVTAPDLAGLYRAVERAMDGTRPVHLYGEIHGVGGLTLDALSANVRRSLALLPRIGRVDRYAVVSDRGWITVAATVQGAVIPGLTVRTWPTSGREDALAWAFEPPVR
- a CDS encoding MFS transporter; amino-acid sequence: MPSRRRPADPPEAQPAGAQPAEIGYLALIRGNRNVRRLWGGTLVSLFGDWFNTLALYRLALELTGSELALGGVLLTKLLPLALAAPVAAALVDRLDRKHVMIGADLLRAVIVLGFLFVREPGDLWLLYTLAFCQIAVSAAFGPAKSAALPNITARGELLTANALLSASWSVMLALGAAAGGPAVDLFGTDAVFIFDAVTYLVSAAFIAGMTIPQERAEASGGSVLAQAWRQSADGIRYLRENARVLRPALAKATWTLGGGGLMLCLALIGDRLFPSAGTTGIGLLFAARGLGTGIGPILARALFRDTRRWFAVLGACIAISGAGYLAVGSLSWEPGTSALLLLATVVFAHAASGANWVLSTTILQMRTEDRFRGRVFTADWLILALVESASTLAASVALEMGVPLRTAVLAFASIQVAAGLTWLLVMVPAERDGSG